The Paenibacillus sp. YPG26 genome includes a window with the following:
- a CDS encoding DUF1700 domain-containing protein — protein sequence MTKHEFLTQLSVQLSQLPPEERLELLEDYEAHFAFGKQNGKSEEEIVSELGDPHELAKEALGERFISQEPVYWYHDPNKKQSQQHTAAPAQRPGRGITAQVFVLIGMFFMNIVLAPLMIAFWAVVISIMAAALAGILSPALLVMDMIFYTVSPAKWFASIFMVGLGILLGIGSKGLLKGVLFTTRKYLSWNYHLAKGDA from the coding sequence ATGACAAAACATGAATTTCTTACCCAGCTAAGCGTGCAGCTGTCCCAGCTGCCTCCGGAGGAAAGACTGGAACTGCTTGAGGATTATGAAGCTCATTTCGCTTTCGGCAAGCAAAATGGCAAGTCGGAGGAAGAGATCGTAAGCGAGCTAGGCGATCCACATGAGCTTGCCAAGGAAGCGCTCGGGGAGCGGTTCATCTCACAGGAGCCTGTGTACTGGTATCACGACCCTAATAAGAAGCAATCCCAGCAGCATACAGCCGCTCCCGCACAGCGTCCGGGAAGAGGTATTACAGCCCAGGTGTTCGTTCTGATTGGCATGTTCTTCATGAATATCGTGCTGGCTCCGCTGATGATTGCCTTCTGGGCGGTTGTCATCTCTATCATGGCAGCGGCTTTGGCCGGAATCTTAAGCCCTGCGCTATTAGTTATGGATATGATATTCTACACCGTATCGCCTGCCAAATGGTTCGCCAGTATCTTCATGGTTGGACTCGGAATTCTGCTTGGTATAGGCTCCAAAGGTCTGCTTAAAGGCGTGCTCTTCACAACGCGCAAATACCTCAGCTGGAACTACCACCTTGCCAAAGGAGATGCTTAA
- a CDS encoding glycosyltransferase family 39 protein gives MFSLSEVSRPAKRLLAVFIALVLILSCIIVLSYNNYFLLGDLIKRNNDDVKYIHSAKLLLNEGILAYNSGEQPSAFIMPGMPILLAGVMAVFGQDDVGINAFRILQCVMQAFSVYLIFIIGRRVFNTRVALITAAICVVYPPDYFSSGSILSETTFRTMQLLLICLAFVAMDKRKTFWYILIGLLVAAAAYLKPHATLYPAIFFILWWKQRTPWREIVKYAGAMAAVYIVCLLPWWIRNMITFDKFILFTNSGGSPFLLGTKIRGALPPAGFFVEHPEYDPKTIFQGSDSTAVAKGLDIIKYGFLHEPVKYTYWYTLGRWVELYIHPFYSRPFWPITRPVMNVLQMIMMAVSIIGLVWALIKHRMERMLPLLLTLAYFTLIYQPFVAFNRYGYPNVIILFLFAAYLIDRCIAMRHKEPLLNANQGGTGIR, from the coding sequence TTGTTCTCTTTATCCGAGGTCAGCCGTCCTGCAAAACGGCTTCTTGCGGTGTTCATCGCGCTCGTGCTCATTCTCTCTTGTATTATTGTACTGAGCTATAACAACTACTTTCTGCTCGGGGATCTGATTAAACGCAACAATGATGACGTAAAGTACATTCACAGCGCCAAGCTGCTGCTAAATGAGGGGATACTCGCCTACAATTCCGGTGAGCAGCCCTCTGCCTTCATTATGCCGGGAATGCCGATTCTGCTGGCAGGTGTCATGGCTGTTTTTGGACAGGATGATGTGGGCATTAATGCCTTCCGCATTCTCCAATGTGTCATGCAGGCTTTCTCCGTCTATCTGATCTTCATTATTGGCCGCCGCGTATTTAATACACGAGTTGCCTTAATTACCGCAGCCATCTGTGTCGTCTATCCGCCGGATTACTTCTCATCGGGAAGCATTCTGTCCGAGACCACGTTCCGTACCATGCAGCTGCTGCTGATCTGTCTGGCTTTTGTCGCCATGGATAAGCGGAAGACGTTCTGGTATATTCTCATTGGTCTGCTTGTCGCGGCTGCCGCTTATCTCAAGCCGCATGCGACCTTGTATCCGGCCATCTTCTTCATATTGTGGTGGAAGCAGCGGACGCCTTGGAGAGAGATTGTCAAATATGCAGGCGCCATGGCCGCAGTCTATATTGTGTGCCTTCTGCCTTGGTGGATACGGAATATGATCACCTTTGACAAGTTCATTCTGTTCACCAACTCGGGGGGAAGCCCCTTCCTGCTGGGCACCAAAATTCGCGGAGCATTGCCTCCTGCCGGATTCTTCGTAGAGCACCCGGAATATGACCCGAAGACGATCTTTCAAGGTTCAGACAGCACCGCGGTCGCCAAAGGCCTCGATATTATCAAATACGGATTCTTGCATGAACCGGTGAAATATACGTACTGGTATACTTTAGGCCGATGGGTCGAACTTTATATTCATCCGTTCTATTCCCGGCCTTTCTGGCCGATCACCCGCCCGGTGATGAACGTGCTTCAAATGATTATGATGGCGGTAAGTATTATCGGGCTTGTCTGGGCGCTGATCAAGCACCGGATGGAGCGAATGCTGCCGCTGCTGCTTACGCTGGCTTATTTTACACTCATCTACCAGCCATTCGTGGCCTTCAACCGTTATGGTTATCCTAATGTAATCATATTGTTCTTATTCGCAGCTTATCTGATTGACCGATGTATCGCTATGAGACACAAAGAACCATTGCTTAACGCAAATCAGGGAGGAACAGGCATCCGATGA
- a CDS encoding ABC transporter ATP-binding protein has translation MSEPRRQGPPPGGGFGRGHGPGGPGMVLPGEKAKDFKGTLRRLLRYLQPHRAQIIAVIAMAVLSTIFSIVSPKIMGKATTELFEGVKGRLLQEPGAHIDFGYIWQIILFLLVLYIISSVFTYIMQLLMAGVAQKTVYDLRQDVNDKLGRLPLKYFDSRTNGEILSRAVNDVDNISTTLQQSLTQLITSVLTIIGVIVMMLTISPLLTLIALVTLPLSFLAIKKISGSSQKHFIGQQHNLGELNGHVEEMYTGHRIIKAFGREEKSIEKFDQINERLYESGWKAQFISGMIMPIMSFIGNIGYVLISVIGGIMVTRKAMDIGDIQAFIQYVRQFTMPITQTANIANIIQSTVASAERVFELLDEEEEVPESTRPVQLAKVRGDVDFEHVSFGYNDQHMLIEDMNIEVKQGQTIAIVGPTGAGKTTLINLLMRFYEVNEGRITVDGVNIADFKRGELRNLFGMVLQDTWLFNGTIRDNIAYGRIGASEEEVVAAARTAHADHFIRTLPDGYDTVLNEEASNISQGQKQLLTIARAILADPSILILDEATSSVDTRTEVLIQQAMNELMKNRTSFVIAHRLSTIRDASLILVMNHGKVIEKGTHEDLLQQGGFYADLYNSQFNNSSREAVG, from the coding sequence ATGAGTGAGCCGCGCAGACAAGGGCCCCCGCCAGGCGGAGGATTCGGAAGGGGTCATGGACCTGGGGGGCCGGGTATGGTCCTGCCGGGCGAGAAGGCCAAGGACTTCAAAGGCACCCTTCGCAGATTGCTTAGATATTTGCAGCCGCACCGGGCTCAGATTATTGCCGTGATTGCTATGGCTGTACTAAGTACGATATTTAGTATTGTAAGCCCGAAGATTATGGGGAAGGCCACAACCGAGCTGTTTGAAGGGGTGAAAGGCCGCCTGCTGCAGGAGCCCGGAGCACATATCGATTTCGGTTATATATGGCAGATCATTCTGTTCCTGCTTGTTCTGTATATCATTAGCTCTGTGTTCACTTACATCATGCAATTATTAATGGCCGGTGTAGCGCAGAAGACGGTCTACGACCTCAGGCAGGATGTGAATGACAAGCTGGGCAGACTGCCGCTGAAATACTTTGACTCCCGTACGAACGGGGAGATTCTTAGCCGTGCCGTCAATGACGTGGACAATATCAGCACGACGCTGCAGCAGAGCTTGACCCAGCTGATTACCTCGGTGCTGACCATCATTGGGGTAATCGTGATGATGCTGACGATCAGCCCTCTGCTGACCCTGATTGCGCTGGTTACGCTGCCGCTCAGCTTCTTGGCGATCAAGAAGATCAGCGGGAGCTCCCAGAAGCATTTTATCGGTCAACAGCACAATTTGGGGGAACTGAACGGACATGTAGAGGAGATGTATACCGGACACCGGATTATCAAAGCGTTCGGACGTGAGGAGAAGTCGATCGAGAAATTTGACCAGATCAATGAGCGGTTGTATGAATCCGGCTGGAAAGCCCAGTTCATCTCGGGGATGATCATGCCGATCATGAGCTTCATCGGAAATATCGGCTACGTGCTGATCAGTGTCATTGGCGGAATTATGGTCACTCGCAAAGCGATGGATATCGGGGACATTCAGGCCTTCATCCAGTATGTACGGCAGTTCACGATGCCGATCACACAGACCGCCAACATCGCCAACATCATTCAATCTACCGTCGCTTCAGCTGAGCGGGTATTCGAACTGCTTGACGAGGAGGAGGAGGTACCGGAGTCCACTCGGCCAGTCCAGCTTGCCAAAGTTCGGGGAGACGTCGACTTCGAGCATGTAAGCTTCGGGTACAATGATCAGCACATGCTGATTGAGGACATGAATATAGAGGTCAAGCAGGGACAGACGATTGCGATTGTCGGACCAACGGGGGCGGGCAAGACGACACTCATTAATCTGCTCATGCGCTTCTATGAGGTGAATGAAGGCCGGATCACTGTAGACGGGGTGAATATTGCCGACTTCAAGCGGGGAGAACTGCGGAACCTGTTCGGGATGGTCCTTCAGGACACCTGGCTCTTCAATGGGACGATCCGTGACAATATCGCGTATGGCCGCATTGGAGCTTCGGAAGAGGAGGTCGTTGCGGCAGCCAGGACTGCGCATGCGGATCACTTCATCCGCACACTGCCGGATGGATACGACACGGTTCTCAACGAAGAAGCCTCCAACATATCTCAAGGCCAGAAGCAGCTTCTGACCATAGCCCGCGCTATTCTCGCCGATCCGTCTATTCTCATCCTGGATGAAGCGACAAGCAGTGTCGACACCCGGACCGAGGTGCTGATTCAGCAGGCAATGAATGAGCTGATGAAGAACAGGACCAGCTTCGTCATCGCCCATCGTCTGTCCACGATCCGGGATGCGAGTCTGATTCTGGTGATGAATCATGGGAAAGTCATCGAGAAAGGCACGCATGAGGATCTGCTGCAACAGGGCGGCTTCTACGCTGACCTGTACAACAGCCAGTTCAATAACAGCAGCCGGGAGGCCGTAGGGTAA
- a CDS encoding PadR family transcriptional regulator, producing the protein MDISIQFKKGALELCVLVLIHERDRYGYELAQSVSEHIEVAEGALYPLLRRLVNDGYCTTYLQESTGGPPRKYYKLTSTGETHMKKLVTEWKQFVYSVSRLIERGPLL; encoded by the coding sequence TTGGATATCAGTATCCAATTCAAGAAAGGTGCTCTGGAGCTGTGTGTGCTTGTGCTCATTCATGAGCGGGACCGCTACGGATATGAATTAGCCCAATCCGTCTCCGAGCATATTGAGGTCGCCGAGGGCGCTCTATATCCGCTGCTTCGCAGGTTGGTCAACGATGGATACTGCACCACGTATTTGCAGGAGTCTACAGGAGGACCACCGCGGAAATATTACAAGCTTACATCAACCGGTGAGACCCACATGAAGAAATTAGTCACCGAATGGAAGCAATTCGTATACAGCGTATCGAGATTAATCGAGAGAGGGCCACTATTATGA
- a CDS encoding FAD-dependent oxidoreductase, with the protein MNSSIPPHSDLPRFPESLWRSTTDLPVFDKLQETIYTDVAVIGAGIAGITTAYLLAKEGVKVTLVDMNRVLEGTTGYTTAKITTQHGLIYDKLLQHFGEEQARLYHDANHEAMEFIRRTVAEHGIDCDLEKQDAYLYADTDESLKQLQKEWSAYEKLGLPGEWTESIPIPLLVKGAIKMPDQAQFHPLHYLVTMLDYIAAHGGTIYEQTMLSGEIQEENGVLHLKTSDGHTLKCNKVVAATHFPFYDGGGLFFARLHAERSYAIAIEPETSYVGGMYLSAGSPSRSLRSAKLDGREVVIVGGENHKTGQGLCTIRYYENLELFGGELLGSKRIPYRWSAQDLITLDEVPYIGRLSDKHPNIYVATGFAKWGMTNGTLSALLIRDLILNRENRYAELFTPSRFKADPSIRNLVAENANVAKELIAGKLDIIHRKADDLKPDEGSLVRHLGKKAAAYKDKDGKLFIVDATCTHMGCEVNWNEGERTWDCPCHGSRFDHKGEVIEGPATEPLKPYDSQH; encoded by the coding sequence ATGAACAGTTCCATTCCACCGCATAGTGACCTCCCAAGGTTCCCCGAGTCCCTGTGGAGAAGCACCACGGATCTGCCTGTCTTCGACAAATTGCAGGAGACAATATATACCGATGTTGCCGTTATCGGGGCAGGGATCGCTGGGATAACCACTGCATACTTGCTAGCTAAAGAGGGAGTAAAAGTTACTCTGGTCGACATGAACCGGGTGCTTGAGGGCACCACCGGCTATACAACAGCCAAGATTACAACGCAGCATGGGTTAATCTATGACAAGCTGCTTCAGCATTTTGGCGAGGAACAGGCCCGGCTGTATCACGATGCCAATCATGAAGCTATGGAGTTCATTCGCCGGACCGTTGCCGAGCATGGAATTGATTGTGATCTTGAGAAGCAGGACGCCTATCTGTACGCCGATACGGACGAGTCCCTCAAGCAGCTGCAGAAGGAATGGTCTGCCTATGAGAAGCTGGGTCTGCCTGGGGAATGGACGGAGTCCATCCCGATTCCCCTTCTGGTCAAGGGGGCTATTAAGATGCCGGATCAGGCCCAGTTCCATCCGCTTCACTATTTGGTAACGATGCTTGATTACATTGCGGCACACGGCGGAACCATATACGAGCAGACCATGCTTAGCGGGGAGATTCAGGAGGAGAACGGAGTTCTGCATCTGAAGACCTCGGACGGGCATACACTTAAATGCAACAAAGTGGTTGCAGCCACCCACTTCCCGTTCTATGACGGGGGCGGCCTCTTCTTCGCCCGCCTTCATGCCGAGAGGTCCTATGCTATAGCCATTGAACCGGAGACCTCCTATGTCGGGGGCATGTATCTGAGTGCGGGCTCTCCTTCAAGATCACTGCGCTCAGCCAAGCTGGATGGACGCGAGGTCGTCATTGTCGGCGGAGAGAACCACAAGACGGGGCAGGGGCTGTGCACCATCAGATACTACGAGAATCTGGAGCTGTTCGGAGGGGAGCTGCTGGGCTCCAAGCGGATTCCCTACCGCTGGTCTGCCCAGGATCTGATCACCCTGGACGAGGTTCCTTACATCGGACGGCTGAGCGACAAGCATCCGAATATCTATGTGGCGACCGGATTTGCCAAATGGGGTATGACGAACGGAACCCTGTCCGCGCTCCTCATCCGGGACTTGATTCTGAACCGGGAGAACCGATACGCGGAGCTGTTCACTCCGTCCAGATTCAAGGCGGACCCGAGCATCAGGAATCTGGTAGCCGAGAATGCGAATGTGGCCAAGGAACTTATCGCCGGCAAGCTGGATATCATTCACCGCAAGGCCGACGATCTTAAGCCTGATGAGGGAAGTCTGGTTCGACATCTGGGGAAAAAGGCGGCTGCCTACAAGGACAAGGACGGCAAGCTGTTCATTGTGGACGCCACCTGCACCCATATGGGCTGTGAGGTGAACTGGAATGAAGGGGAGCGCACCTGGGATTGCCCATGTCACGGCTCCCGGTTCGACCATAAGGGCGAGGTGATCGAAGGCCCGGCCACAGAGCCGTTGAAGCCTTACGATTCACAACACTAG
- a CDS encoding DUF4097 family beta strand repeat-containing protein produces MKKFAILAILLMIVGAGGMAAQKFAFGDELPSYTKKWTFSPGELKELVINSSSASIEAEFIQSQNGSNYVELSGNTNQNVIHKLDQVSVNGGRLEVDLSNDSEFRFFNVNFQSYKQHMTVALSDPAELAKVEANLDSADVEFKGTQADQIHISASSGVIKLSSVQAKTLKASVDSGIIKAEKVQADVALSAESGNLELDHWVGNGSLKTSSGSIRIQDQQATQLDLEADSGMIEVEANPNFKGFYDAQAESGVVEVPDSPRTTTDVIKARVDSGIISIGE; encoded by the coding sequence ATGAAAAAATTTGCTATCTTAGCCATCCTGCTTATGATTGTTGGGGCCGGAGGCATGGCTGCCCAGAAATTCGCGTTCGGTGACGAGCTCCCTTCTTATACTAAGAAGTGGACATTTAGCCCGGGCGAGCTCAAGGAGCTTGTGATCAACAGCAGTTCCGCTTCCATAGAAGCCGAATTCATCCAGAGCCAGAATGGCAGCAATTATGTGGAGCTCTCGGGGAACACGAATCAAAATGTAATTCATAAGCTTGACCAAGTCAGTGTGAACGGAGGAAGACTTGAGGTTGACCTGTCTAACGATAGCGAGTTCCGGTTCTTCAACGTGAACTTCCAATCTTACAAGCAGCATATGACCGTTGCCTTATCTGACCCAGCCGAACTGGCCAAGGTTGAAGCCAATCTGGACTCGGCTGATGTGGAGTTCAAGGGAACTCAGGCGGATCAGATTCATATTTCAGCCAGTTCAGGCGTGATCAAGCTGAGTTCTGTCCAGGCCAAGACACTGAAGGCATCTGTAGACTCGGGTATTATTAAAGCGGAGAAAGTTCAAGCCGATGTTGCGCTTAGCGCAGAATCAGGTAATCTTGAGCTTGATCACTGGGTGGGGAACGGCAGCCTGAAGACATCGTCAGGCAGCATCCGGATTCAGGATCAACAGGCCACACAGCTTGATCTGGAAGCTGATTCAGGTATGATTGAAGTAGAGGCTAATCCGAACTTTAAAGGGTTCTACGATGCGCAAGCCGAGTCGGGAGTAGTAGAGGTTCCGGATTCACCACGGACAACGACCGATGTCATTAAGGCCCGCGTAGATTCGGGCATTATTAGTATCGGGGAATAG
- a CDS encoding DUF2304 domain-containing protein, translated as MTIYFLSVILSFLFLAIVLELVRHQKLKEQYSLLWILFGVLLFIISLNVRFIETIASWLGVKYAPAMLFLFGLLFCFAFILHLTLVVTKLSNQVLRLTQELTIRKEKESRHGQND; from the coding sequence GTGACCATATACTTCCTTTCCGTAATATTATCGTTCTTATTCCTTGCCATTGTACTTGAGCTGGTTCGCCATCAGAAGCTGAAGGAGCAGTACTCCCTGCTCTGGATTCTGTTCGGGGTTCTCTTGTTCATCATTTCGCTCAACGTCCGATTCATTGAGACCATTGCTTCCTGGCTTGGTGTCAAATATGCGCCGGCCATGCTGTTCCTGTTCGGTCTGCTCTTCTGCTTCGCCTTCATTCTGCATCTGACGCTGGTTGTGACGAAGCTCTCCAATCAAGTCCTCAGATTGACACAAGAGCTGACGATCCGCAAAGAAAAGGAGTCCCGTCATGGACAAAATGATTAG
- a CDS encoding glycosyltransferase family 2 protein, with the protein MKILIIIPAYNEEGSIVRVIQDINTHAPEADIVVVNDGSTDRTEELALGAGAHVLTMPFNVGIGGGMQTGYMYARNNGYDVAIQMDADGQHPAEELPKLIAKASDHDLVIGSRFVEATSYRSSSARRVGIIFFSKLVTLVTRQKFTDTTSGFRAAGRKVINLYSEYYPMDYPEVESIVYLKRRGCKLTEVSTEMRSRETGKSSITPIRSVYYMIKVTLSVLMSAVRYDKPKAGEIG; encoded by the coding sequence ATGAAGATACTCATCATTATTCCGGCATATAACGAAGAGGGAAGTATTGTGCGGGTTATCCAGGATATTAATACACATGCGCCGGAGGCGGACATTGTCGTTGTGAACGACGGGTCTACAGACCGTACCGAAGAGCTGGCACTTGGAGCCGGGGCACATGTGCTGACCATGCCTTTTAACGTAGGAATCGGAGGAGGGATGCAGACCGGCTACATGTATGCGCGCAACAACGGCTATGATGTAGCGATCCAGATGGATGCGGACGGTCAGCATCCTGCCGAGGAGCTGCCCAAGCTGATCGCCAAAGCCTCGGATCACGATCTCGTGATCGGCTCAAGGTTCGTGGAGGCTACCTCCTACCGTTCATCCAGCGCGCGCCGGGTCGGCATCATCTTTTTCTCCAAGCTGGTGACCCTGGTGACCCGCCAGAAGTTCACGGACACCACCAGCGGATTCCGCGCAGCGGGACGCAAGGTGATTAATCTGTATTCCGAGTATTACCCAATGGACTATCCCGAAGTGGAATCGATCGTCTATTTGAAGCGCAGGGGCTGCAAGCTTACAGAGGTCTCCACCGAAATGCGCTCCAGAGAGACCGGGAAGTCCTCGATTACACCAATCAGGTCCGTATATTATATGATCAAGGTTACGCTCTCTGTGCTGATGAGCGCGGTCCGTTATGACAAACCGAAAGCCGGTGAGATCGGGTGA
- a CDS encoding MMPL family transporter: MQVDQPKKGFGAWVSSRRGKWIMLALWVILAAALSAIWPGVNKEEINNSPNLSDSKPSVQAEAVASREFPTGEGLPAIIVWHREGGLKDEDLIHIQQLTAEVEKSPLPEQVFVVPLHKAPLPALKAELSKDGSTLAAPIVFDKSAETDQLKTSLDKFKSQAAAEFGNDPFAVEDTSGGEMTARITGPVGISVDATGLFKNADFSLLLSTVVLVLVILLLIYRSPILALIPLVAVGFAYGVISPLLGIMAHKGWIVADSQSISIMTVLLFGAGTDYCLFLISRFRQLLHEEDSKSKALLRAITSTSGAIAMSGFTVVLSLFALLLAEYGSYHRFAIPFSISILIMGIASLTLVPALLAIFGRASFWPLIPRTPDMEQSRARAKGRSVRKRKPDAMRIGSFVVRRPWTVMLITVLMLGVLAAFSTQIKFTYDILSSFPKNMASREGFDIIGKQFSKGELAPVKLMVDTKGNSTDLGEKLEKLDFVDKVGEPKQGKENPQILAYDVQFKMNPYSMEAMDHIPDLRLASEQALKEAGVSAPGQSVWISGPTATQYDTKVTGDRDTRIIIPVVIGLITLLLLIYLRSVVATVYLVLTVILSYFSALGLGWIILHYGLGAEAIQGAIPLYSFVFLVALGEDYNIFMISSIWEKRKHMPLKQAIREGVSETGSVITSAGIILAGTFAVLASLPIQVLVHFGIITAVGVLLDTFIVRPFLVPAITVLLGRWAFWPGKHVPVPDQAASTADRAR, from the coding sequence ATGCAAGTGGATCAGCCTAAGAAAGGTTTCGGCGCCTGGGTCTCTAGCCGGCGCGGTAAATGGATCATGCTGGCGCTGTGGGTCATTCTTGCTGCGGCTCTTAGCGCGATATGGCCAGGTGTGAACAAAGAGGAGATTAATAATTCTCCGAATTTATCTGACAGTAAGCCGTCGGTTCAGGCTGAAGCCGTGGCAAGCCGTGAGTTTCCTACAGGGGAAGGCCTGCCGGCCATCATCGTCTGGCACCGGGAGGGCGGCCTGAAGGATGAGGATTTAATACATATTCAACAGCTTACCGCAGAGGTGGAGAAGTCGCCCCTGCCTGAGCAGGTCTTCGTAGTACCGCTGCACAAAGCGCCGCTGCCTGCGCTGAAAGCGGAGTTGTCCAAGGACGGCAGCACGCTTGCTGCACCGATTGTATTTGATAAGTCCGCGGAGACAGACCAGCTCAAGACGAGCCTGGATAAGTTCAAGAGCCAGGCTGCCGCGGAGTTCGGGAACGATCCTTTTGCGGTCGAGGATACCTCGGGCGGGGAGATGACAGCCAGAATCACAGGTCCCGTCGGAATCTCGGTTGATGCAACGGGATTGTTCAAGAACGCGGATTTCTCTCTGCTTTTATCCACGGTGGTACTGGTTCTTGTCATCCTGCTTCTGATCTACCGCTCGCCTATTCTGGCTCTGATTCCGCTTGTTGCGGTCGGCTTTGCTTATGGAGTGATCAGCCCACTGCTGGGCATCATGGCTCACAAAGGCTGGATCGTGGCCGACTCGCAGTCCATATCCATAATGACGGTACTGCTGTTCGGCGCCGGAACCGATTATTGTCTGTTCCTGATCTCCAGGTTCCGTCAGCTGCTGCATGAAGAAGACAGCAAGAGCAAGGCTCTGCTGCGGGCCATTACGAGCACCTCGGGAGCGATAGCCATGAGCGGATTCACGGTGGTGCTGTCCTTGTTCGCTCTATTGCTTGCGGAATATGGTTCTTATCACCGCTTTGCCATACCGTTCAGCATCTCAATCCTCATCATGGGGATTGCCAGCCTCACGCTGGTGCCCGCTCTGCTTGCGATCTTCGGAAGGGCATCCTTCTGGCCGCTCATTCCGCGCACCCCGGACATGGAACAGTCACGCGCCCGTGCCAAAGGCAGATCCGTAAGAAAGCGTAAGCCGGATGCGATGCGGATTGGCAGCTTTGTTGTACGCAGACCGTGGACTGTCATGCTCATCACGGTTCTTATGCTCGGTGTCCTTGCCGCATTTTCTACACAGATCAAATTCACTTATGACATTCTATCCTCATTTCCAAAAAATATGGCTTCAAGAGAAGGCTTTGACATCATCGGTAAGCAGTTCTCCAAGGGTGAGCTTGCTCCGGTGAAATTAATGGTGGATACAAAAGGCAATTCTACAGATCTTGGCGAGAAGCTGGAAAAGCTGGATTTCGTGGATAAGGTGGGTGAGCCCAAGCAGGGTAAGGAGAATCCGCAGATTCTCGCTTATGATGTCCAGTTCAAGATGAACCCGTATTCTATGGAGGCTATGGATCACATTCCGGACCTGCGTCTCGCCTCTGAGCAGGCGCTTAAGGAAGCGGGTGTGTCTGCGCCTGGGCAATCTGTCTGGATCAGCGGGCCTACGGCAACCCAGTATGATACGAAGGTTACGGGCGACCGGGATACGCGCATCATCATTCCTGTTGTCATTGGCCTAATCACCCTGCTGCTGCTCATCTATCTGCGCTCCGTGGTAGCCACGGTGTATCTGGTCCTTACGGTTATTCTCTCCTACTTCTCGGCGCTTGGCCTGGGGTGGATTATTCTTCACTACGGGCTGGGGGCCGAAGCCATACAAGGCGCGATTCCGCTATACTCTTTCGTCTTCCTTGTAGCGCTGGGCGAGGACTACAATATCTTCATGATCTCAAGCATTTGGGAGAAAAGAAAGCATATGCCGCTCAAACAGGCCATCCGTGAAGGAGTCAGCGAGACGGGCTCTGTGATTACCTCAGCCGGCATTATACTCGCAGGCACATTCGCGGTGCTTGCGAGCCTGCCGATCCAGGTGCTCGTTCACTTCGGCATTATCACAGCTGTCGGCGTGCTGCTGGATACCTTCATCGTGCGGCCGTTCCTGGTTCCGGCCATTACCGTGCTGCTTGGCCGCTGGGCCTTCTGGCCGGGCAAGCACGTGCCGGTCCCGGACCAGGCTGCCTCCACCGCAGATCGGGCGAGGTAA
- a CDS encoding EamA family transporter, which produces MDKMISYAYLLGNILLLVTGQILFKIGLQKNGGLSGIGQWTKLVFSPTILGGLALYGIATLLWFAVLNRLPLTVAYPMQSLAYVFAMVAAYFLFGEAITATKIAGVAVILVGVYLLAK; this is translated from the coding sequence ATGGACAAAATGATTAGTTACGCCTACCTGCTCGGCAATATCCTGCTGCTGGTTACCGGGCAGATTCTGTTCAAGATCGGCCTGCAGAAGAATGGCGGCCTGTCCGGTATTGGACAATGGACCAAACTAGTCTTCTCGCCGACCATTCTCGGCGGACTTGCCTTGTACGGAATCGCCACCCTGCTCTGGTTCGCCGTGCTGAACCGGCTGCCGCTAACGGTGGCCTACCCGATGCAGAGCTTGGCTTATGTCTTCGCAATGGTTGCCGCTTACTTCCTCTTCGGCGAAGCGATCACGGCGACCAAAATCGCGGGCGTTGCCGTGATTCTGGTGGGCGTGTACCTGCTGGCGAAGTAA